In a genomic window of Apteryx mantelli isolate bAptMan1 chromosome 2, bAptMan1.hap1, whole genome shotgun sequence:
- the SEC22C gene encoding vesicle-trafficking protein SEC22c: protein MSMIFFACVVRVRDGLPLSASTDFHFSRDFLECRKRLKALSSVLAQYPSRGTAKGRDLSIHFLSSGDIACMAICSSNYSTIMAFCFLEELQWEFAASYDTTSINLASRPYAFLQFDNVIQKVKCHFNHASGVQTKADWEKIQEELKFRPPVQLKLEDAELLNGMTNGGHAGVRVEVDPTYRMQRVTPLGILSLVLNIMCGALNLIRGVHLAEYSFQEDHEGLGNVIAFFLPFLVCVFQCYLYLFYSSARKTKTFVLFFSVCLCNIYLYGLRNLWQIAFHIGVASLSSYQILTRQLMEKQPDCGV, encoded by the exons ATGTCCATGATCTTCTTTGCCTGCGTGGTGCGGGTGAGGGATGGGCTTCCCCTGTCGGCCTCCACAGATTTTCATTTCAGCCGGGACTTTCTAGAATGCAGAAAGAGATTAAAGGCATTATCATCAGTTCTGGCACAGTATCCAAGTCGAGGCACAGCAAAAGGACGTGACCTTAGCATACA ttttctttcctctGGGGATATTGCCTGCATGGCAATCTGTTCCAGCAATTACTCAACCATCATGGCGTTTTGCTTCCTGGAAGAGCTTCAGTGGGAATTTGCAGCTTCCTATGATACAACAAGCATCAATTTAGCTTCCAGACCATATGCTTTTCTTCAATTTG aTAACGTTATTCAGAAAGTCAAATGTCATTTTAACCATGCAAGTGGCGTTCAAACGAAGGCCGACTGGGAGAAGATTCAGGAGGAGCTGAAGTTCCGGCCCCCAGTGCAGCTGAAACTGGAGGACGCGGAGCTGCTGAATGGGATGACTAACGGTGGGCATGCAGGAGTTCGTGTGGAGGTTG acccCACTTACAGAATGCAGCGTGTGACTCCCCTGGGGATTCTCTCTCTTGTTCTGAACATCATGTGTGGAGCTTTGAACCTCATTCGAGGTGTTCATCTAGCAGAGTATTCATTTCAG GAAGACCATGAAGGACTTGGAAATGTGATAGCTTTTTTCCTACCTTTTCTAGTCTGTGTTTTTCAG TGTTACTTGTACCTCTTCTACAGCTCTGCAAGGAAGACGAAGACGTTTGtactctttttctctgtttgtttgtGCAACATTTACTTGTACGGATTACGGAACCTCTGGCAAATAGCCTTTCACATAGGAGTGGCATCTCTTTCTTCGTATCAGATACTGACAAGGCAACTGATGGAGAAACAGCCTGATTGCGGCGTATGA